Proteins co-encoded in one Aphelocoma coerulescens isolate FSJ_1873_10779 chromosome 21, UR_Acoe_1.0, whole genome shotgun sequence genomic window:
- the LOC138121430 gene encoding ATP-dependent RNA helicase DDX19B isoform X1 has translation MATDSWALAVDEQEAAAESLSTLHLKDEKTKPDANGAVVKADDNVEKTEDEEKEDRAAQSLLNKLIRSNLVDTTNQVEVLQRDPTSPLYSVKSFEELRLKPQLLQGVYAMGFNRPSKIQENALPMMLAEPPQNLIAQSQSGTGKTAAFVLAMLSRVEPGNKYPQCLCLSPTYELALQTGKVIEQMGNFYPELKLAYAVRGNKLERGQKISEQIVIGTPGTVLDWCSKLKFIDPKKIKVFVLDEADVMIATQGHQDQSIRIQRMLPRDCQMLLFSATFEDSVWKFAQKVVPDPNIIKLKREEETLDTIKQYYVLCNNRDEKFRALCNIYGAITIAQAMIFCHTRKTAGWLAAELSREGHQVALLSGEMMVEQRAAVIERFREGKEKVLVTTNVCARGIDVEQVSVVINFDLPVDKDGNPDNETYLHRIGRTGRFGKRGLAINMVDSKHSMNILNRIQEHFNKKINKLDTDDLDEIEKINN, from the exons ATGGCCACCGACTCGTGGGCCCTGGCCGTGGACGAGCAGGAGGCGGCGGCCGAGTCG CTGAGCACTTTACACCTGAAGgatgaaaaaaccaaaccagatgCCAATG GTGCCGTTGTCAAGGCAGATGACAATGTGGAGAAGACggaggatgaggagaagg AGGACAGAGCTGCCCAGTCCTTACTGAACAAGCTGATCCGCAGTAACCTGGTTGACACCACAAATCAGGTGGAGGTGCTGCAGAGGGACCCCACATCACCCCTCTACTCCGTCAAGTCTTTCGAGGAGCTGCGCCT gAAGCCACAGCTCCTGCAAGGAGTCTATGCCATGGGCTTCAACAGACCATCTAAGATCCAAGAGAATGCCCTGCCCATGATGCTTGCTGAACC CCCGCAGAACCTCATCGCACAGTCGCAGTCTGGTACTGGCAAGACAGCTGCCTTCGTCCTGGCCATGCTCAGCAGGGTTGAGCCTGGGAACAAGTATCCACAG TGTTTGTGCCTTTCCCCAACATACGAGCTGGCACTTCAAACAGGGAAAGTGATTGAACAGATGGGAAACTTCTACCCAGAGCTGAAACTTGCGTACGCTGTCCGAGGCAACAAAC TGGAGAGGGGGCAGAAGATCTCGGAGCAGATCGTAATCGGCACACCCGGCACCGTGCTGGACTGGTGTTCCAAACTGAAGTTCATCGATCCCAAGAAGATCAAGGTGTTTGTGCTGGATGAGGCGGATGTGATGATCGCAACCCAGGGCCACCAGGACCAGAGCATCCGCATTCAGAG aatgcTTCCCAGGGACTGCCAGATGCTCCTGTTCTCAGCTACTTTTGAGGATTCTGTGTGGAAGTTTGCTCAAAAAGTTGTTCCTGACCCAAACATTATCAAACTGAAGCGCGAGGAGGAGACCCTGGACACCATCAAGCAGTATTATGTTCTGTGCAATAACAGAGATGAGAAGTTCCGGGCCCTCTGTAACATCTACGGCGCCATCACCATCGCCCAGGCCATGATCTTCTGCCAC ACTCGGAAGACGGCGGGGTGGCTGGCGGCGGAGCTGTCCAGGGAGGGCCATCAGGTGGCATTGCTCAGCGGGGAGATGATGGTGGAGCAGAGAGCTGCCGTGATCGAGCGCTTCCGAgagggcaaggagaaggtgctggTGACCACAAACGTCTGTGCCAGAG GGATCGATGTAGAGCAGGTCTCTGTTGTTATCAATTTTGACCTTCCTGTGGACAAGGATGGAAATCCAGACAACGAGACCTACCTGCACCGGATCGGCCGCACCGGCCGCTTCGGCAAGCGAGGGCTGGCCATTAACATGGTGGACAGCAAGCACAGCATGAACATTCTCAACAGAATCCAGGAACATTTCA aCAAAAAGATAAACAAATTGGATACTGACGACTTGGATGAAATTGAGAAGATAAATAACTGA
- the LOC138121430 gene encoding ATP-dependent RNA helicase DDX19A isoform X2: MQWLFREDRAAQSLLNKLIRSNLVDTTNQVEVLQRDPTSPLYSVKSFEELRLKPQLLQGVYAMGFNRPSKIQENALPMMLAEPPQNLIAQSQSGTGKTAAFVLAMLSRVEPGNKYPQCLCLSPTYELALQTGKVIEQMGNFYPELKLAYAVRGNKLERGQKISEQIVIGTPGTVLDWCSKLKFIDPKKIKVFVLDEADVMIATQGHQDQSIRIQRMLPRDCQMLLFSATFEDSVWKFAQKVVPDPNIIKLKREEETLDTIKQYYVLCNNRDEKFRALCNIYGAITIAQAMIFCHTRKTAGWLAAELSREGHQVALLSGEMMVEQRAAVIERFREGKEKVLVTTNVCARGIDVEQVSVVINFDLPVDKDGNPDNETYLHRIGRTGRFGKRGLAINMVDSKHSMNILNRIQEHFNKKINKLDTDDLDEIEKINN; the protein is encoded by the exons ATGCAGTGGCTGTTCAGAG AGGACAGAGCTGCCCAGTCCTTACTGAACAAGCTGATCCGCAGTAACCTGGTTGACACCACAAATCAGGTGGAGGTGCTGCAGAGGGACCCCACATCACCCCTCTACTCCGTCAAGTCTTTCGAGGAGCTGCGCCT gAAGCCACAGCTCCTGCAAGGAGTCTATGCCATGGGCTTCAACAGACCATCTAAGATCCAAGAGAATGCCCTGCCCATGATGCTTGCTGAACC CCCGCAGAACCTCATCGCACAGTCGCAGTCTGGTACTGGCAAGACAGCTGCCTTCGTCCTGGCCATGCTCAGCAGGGTTGAGCCTGGGAACAAGTATCCACAG TGTTTGTGCCTTTCCCCAACATACGAGCTGGCACTTCAAACAGGGAAAGTGATTGAACAGATGGGAAACTTCTACCCAGAGCTGAAACTTGCGTACGCTGTCCGAGGCAACAAAC TGGAGAGGGGGCAGAAGATCTCGGAGCAGATCGTAATCGGCACACCCGGCACCGTGCTGGACTGGTGTTCCAAACTGAAGTTCATCGATCCCAAGAAGATCAAGGTGTTTGTGCTGGATGAGGCGGATGTGATGATCGCAACCCAGGGCCACCAGGACCAGAGCATCCGCATTCAGAG aatgcTTCCCAGGGACTGCCAGATGCTCCTGTTCTCAGCTACTTTTGAGGATTCTGTGTGGAAGTTTGCTCAAAAAGTTGTTCCTGACCCAAACATTATCAAACTGAAGCGCGAGGAGGAGACCCTGGACACCATCAAGCAGTATTATGTTCTGTGCAATAACAGAGATGAGAAGTTCCGGGCCCTCTGTAACATCTACGGCGCCATCACCATCGCCCAGGCCATGATCTTCTGCCAC ACTCGGAAGACGGCGGGGTGGCTGGCGGCGGAGCTGTCCAGGGAGGGCCATCAGGTGGCATTGCTCAGCGGGGAGATGATGGTGGAGCAGAGAGCTGCCGTGATCGAGCGCTTCCGAgagggcaaggagaaggtgctggTGACCACAAACGTCTGTGCCAGAG GGATCGATGTAGAGCAGGTCTCTGTTGTTATCAATTTTGACCTTCCTGTGGACAAGGATGGAAATCCAGACAACGAGACCTACCTGCACCGGATCGGCCGCACCGGCCGCTTCGGCAAGCGAGGGCTGGCCATTAACATGGTGGACAGCAAGCACAGCATGAACATTCTCAACAGAATCCAGGAACATTTCA aCAAAAAGATAAACAAATTGGATACTGACGACTTGGATGAAATTGAGAAGATAAATAACTGA
- the LOC138121430 gene encoding ATP-dependent RNA helicase DDX19A isoform X3, producing the protein MGFNRPSKIQENALPMMLAEPPQNLIAQSQSGTGKTAAFVLAMLSRVEPGNKYPQCLCLSPTYELALQTGKVIEQMGNFYPELKLAYAVRGNKLERGQKISEQIVIGTPGTVLDWCSKLKFIDPKKIKVFVLDEADVMIATQGHQDQSIRIQRMLPRDCQMLLFSATFEDSVWKFAQKVVPDPNIIKLKREEETLDTIKQYYVLCNNRDEKFRALCNIYGAITIAQAMIFCHTRKTAGWLAAELSREGHQVALLSGEMMVEQRAAVIERFREGKEKVLVTTNVCARGIDVEQVSVVINFDLPVDKDGNPDNETYLHRIGRTGRFGKRGLAINMVDSKHSMNILNRIQEHFNKKINKLDTDDLDEIEKINN; encoded by the exons ATGGGCTTCAACAGACCATCTAAGATCCAAGAGAATGCCCTGCCCATGATGCTTGCTGAACC CCCGCAGAACCTCATCGCACAGTCGCAGTCTGGTACTGGCAAGACAGCTGCCTTCGTCCTGGCCATGCTCAGCAGGGTTGAGCCTGGGAACAAGTATCCACAG TGTTTGTGCCTTTCCCCAACATACGAGCTGGCACTTCAAACAGGGAAAGTGATTGAACAGATGGGAAACTTCTACCCAGAGCTGAAACTTGCGTACGCTGTCCGAGGCAACAAAC TGGAGAGGGGGCAGAAGATCTCGGAGCAGATCGTAATCGGCACACCCGGCACCGTGCTGGACTGGTGTTCCAAACTGAAGTTCATCGATCCCAAGAAGATCAAGGTGTTTGTGCTGGATGAGGCGGATGTGATGATCGCAACCCAGGGCCACCAGGACCAGAGCATCCGCATTCAGAG aatgcTTCCCAGGGACTGCCAGATGCTCCTGTTCTCAGCTACTTTTGAGGATTCTGTGTGGAAGTTTGCTCAAAAAGTTGTTCCTGACCCAAACATTATCAAACTGAAGCGCGAGGAGGAGACCCTGGACACCATCAAGCAGTATTATGTTCTGTGCAATAACAGAGATGAGAAGTTCCGGGCCCTCTGTAACATCTACGGCGCCATCACCATCGCCCAGGCCATGATCTTCTGCCAC ACTCGGAAGACGGCGGGGTGGCTGGCGGCGGAGCTGTCCAGGGAGGGCCATCAGGTGGCATTGCTCAGCGGGGAGATGATGGTGGAGCAGAGAGCTGCCGTGATCGAGCGCTTCCGAgagggcaaggagaaggtgctggTGACCACAAACGTCTGTGCCAGAG GGATCGATGTAGAGCAGGTCTCTGTTGTTATCAATTTTGACCTTCCTGTGGACAAGGATGGAAATCCAGACAACGAGACCTACCTGCACCGGATCGGCCGCACCGGCCGCTTCGGCAAGCGAGGGCTGGCCATTAACATGGTGGACAGCAAGCACAGCATGAACATTCTCAACAGAATCCAGGAACATTTCA aCAAAAAGATAAACAAATTGGATACTGACGACTTGGATGAAATTGAGAAGATAAATAACTGA